Proteins from one Pseudomonas bijieensis genomic window:
- a CDS encoding SDR family oxidoreductase, with product MSMTFSGQVAVVTGAAAGIGRATALAFAAEGLKVVVADLDVAGGEGTAQSIREAGGEAVFVRCNVTLESDVQHLMNEVINTYGRLDYAFNNAGIEIEKGKLADGTLDEFDAIMGVNVKGVWLCMKYQLPLLLAQGGGAIVNTASVAGLGAAPKMSIYAASKHAVIGLTKSAAIEYAKKKIRVNAVCPAVIDTDMFRRAYEADPKKGEFANAMHPVGRIGKVEEIASAVLYLCSDGAAFTTGHSLAVDGGVTAF from the coding sequence ATGAGCATGACGTTTTCCGGACAAGTCGCCGTGGTCACGGGCGCAGCCGCAGGCATTGGCCGCGCCACTGCCCTGGCGTTCGCGGCCGAGGGCCTGAAAGTGGTGGTGGCTGACCTGGACGTGGCGGGCGGCGAGGGCACGGCGCAGTCGATTCGGGAGGCGGGCGGCGAGGCAGTATTCGTGCGCTGCAACGTGACGTTGGAAAGCGACGTACAGCATCTGATGAACGAGGTGATCAATACCTACGGTCGCCTGGATTATGCCTTCAATAACGCCGGGATCGAGATCGAGAAGGGCAAGTTGGCCGACGGTACCCTTGATGAGTTCGACGCGATCATGGGGGTCAATGTGAAGGGCGTCTGGCTGTGCATGAAGTACCAGTTGCCGCTATTGCTCGCCCAGGGCGGCGGCGCGATCGTCAATACGGCCTCGGTGGCTGGCCTGGGTGCCGCGCCGAAGATGAGTATCTATGCAGCGTCCAAGCATGCCGTGATCGGCCTGACCAAATCGGCCGCCATCGAGTACGCAAAGAAGAAAATCCGCGTGAATGCGGTCTGCCCGGCGGTGATCGACACCGACATGTTCCGTCGTGCCTATGAGGCGGACCCGAAAAAAGGCGAGTTCGCCAATGCCATGCACCCGGTGGGGCGTATTGGCAAAGTCGAGGAAATCGCCAGCGCTGTGTTGTATTTGTGCAGTGATGGTGCAGCGTTCACCACAGGGCATTCCCTGGCGGTGGACGGCGGGGTTACGGCTTTCTGA